GAATGTTTCATACTCTACCAGTAGAACAGTTTGAGTCTGGAGTCTTCTCTTTGGGAATGTTCTTTTATAACTAATTCAGTTTCTTCAGTGGGTAAAGGACTATTTAggttttctgttccttcagtAAGTTACATTTTTCAAGAAATGTATCTATTTCACATAAGTTGTTGAATCTGTGGGCAAAAAGTTGTTCCTCGTGTTCTCATTGCCTTTTGATGTGTGCAGGATTGGTACTGGGGACCCGGCTTGAGTTCCTGACCTTGGTGATCCGGGTCCTCTTCCAGGGAGTCTGGCTGGAGTGGAGGGCGGTCAGCTCTGCTTGTCAGGGAGCCAGTTCTCCAGCTGTGCTTGCTTTCTGTGGTTTGTCGGTTCTCcatgtcatttatttctgctcttcatTCCTCTCTTCCCCTTACTTTGctcttttctttctaatttggAGCCTTAGGTCATTGATTTTAGGTCTTCCTTCTTTACTACTATAAGCATGTAGAGCTATGAGATTCCCTCGAAACACTGCTTAGCTCCATCCCatacatttttgtatattgtCTACCATTCAGCTCAAAATATTCCTTGAttcctcttttaatttcttctttacctgtTGGATTATGTAGAAGAGTGTTTAATTTCCAGGAAGTTGGGTTTTTCCTAGGTGAAACTGATTTCTGCCCTTTTAAACTCATCGAGACTTCATTCATGACCCAGATTGTCCCACAGACACCTGAACGTAATGTGTATTCTGCAGCTGTCAGATATACTGTTCTGTCAGTTGGATCAGTATTGTTGGTAgtattgttcagattttctacatcTTTACTGtttttgactatttttttttcagtgactttTTATCACTTCCTAAAAGAGTTAACTGCcgcccctcccccatcccccccATCACTATGGAATGGTCTGTTTCCCTTTATTCTTCAAATTTTGCCTTGTGTGTTTCGAAGCTCTTACTAGGCCCAGCACACCGGTTGTTGGGGCTTCCTGCTGAATTATTCCTTTTGTCTGTATCAAATACACCTGTCTTCATCTTAGTAATACTCTTCTTCAGGAAGTTGGTTTTATCTGGATTACATGTACTATTAGGGTCAGATACaccattttgtttgtttcctggtTTTTGTTCTGCACTCTCTGCACCATTACCCCTTTCCTTTTGAATTGTTGGGGTGCTTTTCAGCCCTCTAGATCACCTGTTTGTTGACTTTGGGGCTCCGTCTCGTGTTATGCTCTAGTGGTTGCTGTAGAGGCGACAGTACATGTTGCTAACCTTTCCTAGTCGGCTTAGGGTCCAGGTCACGCTCTTGGCAGCAGTCTGGAAACCTTGCAGCTCTCTGGGTCCCTTCAGCGCCCGCCCGACCTCATTCCTTCAGGTGCCCAGGAAACCCAATGGGCAGAGTTACAAGTAAGTCGTTTCTCTGCAGTCACACACGTTACAAACCCTTAAAGGATGATGGTCTTGTATTTACCGTTTCTGTTGCTGTCCTCCACTCCTAAAGGTCAGGGCTCCCTCTGGTTCTGTTCTCCTCCACCCTGAAGACTTTGCTGAGTGTTCCTCGTAGCGCAGGCGGGGCCAAGAGCCCCCCAGCTCCCCGCCGTCCCACGTGCTCGCTGCCCCGCCCCTCCTGAAGCTCACCGGAGTGTGCAGCCCTGCGCCGCAGCATCTTTCTTTCACGACTTAAGACATATTCCAAGACTGAGCCTGGATTGGGTCCTGGAAGAGAAAAATGGCTTGGGGAAAagctggtgaaatctgaataccATCTGGAGTTTACTTAATAATAATGTCCCAATGTTGGTTTCTTCATACTGACAACTGTACTGGTCATGTGAGATGCTATTATTAGGGGACACTGGATAGGAGGCATATGGGAATATCCTTCACATTTTTGTAAATCTGAAGTCATTCCAAAATAAAGGTTTATTTAAGAACATACATCTACAGAAAGATAGCAAGAGCAGGGTGTGGCCATGGAGGGGCAGCCAGCCAGCGGGGGCGGTGGGGCACCAGTGTGGAGGGGGCGGCTGCTCCGTCCCCGTGCAGGCGGAGCGGTAGGCAGGGAGCGTGCTGAGGGCCACAGAGCCCAGGACCCCACCGTCAGCGCGGAGTCCCACGGTGAGGGCAGCCGGAGCGAGCCGTGCCCTGTGGCTCTGCTGTCAGGCGGCGGGTGGGGAGGTGCGGGCGGGCCGCGGAGTGAATGTTGTACATGTGGATGTGTGCGCCCCCATTTGTTCCGCAGCTCTGTCCGCTGAGCGCCGGTGAGCAGCCGCACCCAGCCCTGAGCTCGCCCACATCCCCACTGCAGGGAGCTAGGGCTTCCTGAGAAAGGCTGGTTTCACGGCCAGGGAGAGAGTACAGGGTGAGCCATTCTGTGCCGGCAAGCAGGGGGGTACGCAGAGACGGATGGGCACGTGTCAGGCGGGCCCGGGAGCCAATCTGCTGGGCGTCCACTGGCCCAACGAGACAATTTGAGCATCTCAAGGGTAGTAACAGAGTAGCTTGTTGATAGGTTAGGGAACCGTGAGCCCACAGAAGTGAGTACATGGACAGTTTCTGAGGGAAGGGTGTGCAATTTCAGGGTACCTCCTGAGGTCTTCTCACCACACTGGGGAAGGCACCCTGACTATGGGGGAGCCGGGCAGGGACCCCAGGCTGGACTCAGAGTGCACGTCACTAAGGGACCAACGAGACCCAGGCCTTGTGGGCAGCGGCGAGCGAGGCCTCGGGACTTGGGTGAAGTTCCTGCTTAGACGTGCGCTGCAGCTCAACTCGTACAAGGACAGTAGCAGGACTGGCGTGAGGACGCTCTGCGAACCAGCTCTGGTGTCAGGGAGAGGCCCGGGAGACGGGGTCGCGGCGGGGGTACTGAGCTGGATGCCGTTGGGATGGGCAGCCAGACTCCAGGGGGCCTGGGCACAGCTGTGACCCCTGGTGCTGCCCAGGatgcatgtccacagggctcatggggaggggtggggtgggcagggagatGGGGGCTCTTTATACTGCACTCCAGCTTGGCCATAACTTTGTttccaaatgaaaagcaaaactcCTGTTGCCTTGCGAAGGAAGAATTCTCGCGAAGAAACTGTCCCCTTTCAGGAGAAGCAAGGGGTGCGGAgcaggaggcacagagagggaccCTCCAGGACAAGGCGACTTCCGCTTCATCGCCTGCTGTGTCTGCTCATGGTGGCTTTTAAACAGTACGTGCACATTTATATCCCTTTCTGTGTACATATTTCGTACTTAAAAGTGGGAGGAAAGCCTCTCAGGTTTCTTTTATGTGATGCACAAGTGAAGTGTCCACAGCAGGGGCATCTGGGAGCAGGCGGGGGTCAGTGCCCACGGCAAAGGGAGGAGGGCCGGGTCCCAGGCCGCGTCGCCTCCATCCTTGGCACCTGCAGGCACGTCGCTGTCCCAGCCACCTAAGCATGAGGCCGGGTGAGCGGCTGCTGGCTGGTGGTGGAAGGCTGCCCGTGTGCACAGGGGAGGGAGCTGTCCCGGGCACCTGGGGGCGGGGGCAGCGCTGCACTCCGCTGGGGCCTCCCTGTTTGGGTCTGGATGTTTTTAAACTGACTCCTTCACAGCATTTGAGTAaatgggtgtttttgtttttaagacatttttatttgATGCTCAGGCTTCTTTTCCAACATTTCCACTTAGGAGATGCTGATATTGTGAAGGGAGTTTGTCCAGGGTTGCAGGATATGGAGTGACTTACGACGTCCTTTGTGCACAGATCTTGCCCCTGAGTAGCATATAAGCTGATGGGGCAGGTGACCCTTCCTGACCTGGGGTTGAATATGGACAGGGAGAAAGAAGGTTGTGTGCCTTGGTTCATTTATTTGCCCAAGAACACAAACCTAGACTGTGAGCCAGGCACTCTGCCTTAGTTTCGGGTGATGTTGAGGTTTAAACCAGGCCTCTGATGTCGCCCACCTGACTTTTGTCAGGGAGCCATGATGCCCTCCAGGCTTTTCTCAGCGGGCGGGCGGACTGCATTGGAGGGCGTGCGGCACTGGACTCTGCCTGCAGGCCTGGCCTCCGGGCCCAGCCAGCTCCTCCCGCAGCGGGCAGCTCCCAGGCCGCTCTCCATGGGCTGCGCAGGCCGCGCCAAGAACCCCGAGCCCCCCAGGAAGAGACTGCTCTCCGAGAAGAAACTGGTGAGACTCCTGAACCCGCGGCTCCCCTCGGCCGTCCTGACTGTGGTACCAAAGGGACACGTGTGGCACCATGGGAGTGAGGATGCAGGCCCGTGCTGCGGGCCGTGCATCCTGCCGGGGCTCCCTCCGCTTCTGTGGGGGGACTGCCGAGTGCCGGGCTGTCACCAGCCTGCGTGTCTGGCATCGGGTGATGTGCTGAGCATGCACGAGTCTCTCTTAATCCTCAACGTTGTGGGAGGAGGGCTGACAGACCTTTAGTTTTGTAATTCTGTAAGCCTgtaagtttgtttttttgtttaccAAAACCTCCTATTTAAAACGTGAATGATCtttaaattcaagaaaaatagTGTTTATGGCCCACTTCCTTCCCCCCTAAGCACAGGGGGGCAGGTCCCAGGTAAGCATCACGAGGGCAGATGGTATTTCCCGTGGAACACACCTTGGCAGCCGGTGTGCACTCAGACACCCCCGCTTTCCCTGGGGCCGTGTCTCCCCAGGGGTGGGGTTGGGGCCTGTCTCCCCTGCCAGGCCATGCTCACCCATCAGGCTGGTCTGACTGTGTCGGCTCACAGCAGAATTAAACGCTGAGGTTTTCAAATAGTAATTCATGGTTTCTCCATGTGGTGGTGCCTAAGAACCttaaaatatttgtgtatatttctttaaaaaatatttcttaaaaaaatctgGGAATGGAGTAGTGGATGGACATGCAGTGCCCTGGGTCCTGGTGGGGCTGCGCAGGGCACCGCGTCTGTGGACAGGCGAGCTCCTCGGGTACGGGTGGCGTCTCCACACTGCACCCTGGCACGTCCGAGCCAAACTTCTGGTAGTATGAGGTGGTGTTGATTAAACATTAAGTTGGTTAGTTAGTTCCAATTCTTTAACTACAGTTTGTCTCCCTCAGGGGCCTGGAAAAAAACACTCTCTGTTAAGGGGTTCTCTTCCCATTGCCACGTTTAGAAAATAAGCCCTCTTCAGGGAGGCTGCAGAAAATGTCCTTTCTTAAGAGTTGGCGGCCCGACCGCCACCAAGTACTCTTCTCGCTTTATTACTGCATCTTAAGGAAGGGGAGCTTTTCATCAGTAAAAACCTTGATTTCCATAATGTGTGTCTATTTGAAAAGAGCTGGAAAGACCCTTTAGTCCAGGAACATTTGCTAAGCCATCCCTGTTTTCTTTAGGGTGGAGATGGGAGCTGTCACTGGTGTGTGTCCCACACTGACCACCTCTGACACCCGCACTGTTGGTGTACAGCCTGCAGATAGTGTGACATGAGGGAACGTTCTTAGGTTTGTGTTTTAGGAGAGATGAGCAATATTAACATCCCTAGCTTCTCATTCCAAGGCCCGTCCCAGGTAGAAAAGGTGCACCGCAGGGCTGCATGGCCCCAGAGGGCATTGCAGGTACTGACCCGGGCCCCTGTGCTCTCTGCAGAAGAGGCATTTTGTGGACCATCGCCGAGTGCTTGTCCAAGCGGGACGCGGGGGCAACGGGGTGAGCTGCTTCCACAGTGAGCCCCGCAAGGAGTTTGGAGGCCCCGATGGTGGTGACGGAGGCAACGGCGGCCACGTCCTCCTGCAAGGCACGTGTCCTTGGGGGGCTCAGGGGGTTGGCCTGGCCCCAAGTCTCTGGGGTGGGAGTTTCCACCTTGTTATCCTTACAGGTATTTGAATCCAAAAATTGATGTGTGGATGTCATTTTCGTTAAATTATGTACATGTTCACTTTCACAGCAAGCGCCCAAACCAGTCAGTCCCTGTCTGGGAATCTCACATTCTGGCTCATGTCACACGCACATCAGAGGTGAACCCAGGTCACTGTCCCAGTAGGTGCTGGGACGATGCTGGTCACCTTCCGCACGTGCTGGGCACGCAGCTCAGTAAACTGGTGAACGTCACAGTCACACCACCGGGAAGTAAAGCTGGTGGCATTATGGGTAATTGTGAGCTCTTCAGAAGTCATCGTATTTTTTGAAGGAAAATGAGAATCTGGCTTTCTAAATAATCACATTGCTCGCTTAATCACATTTGCCATGGCTTCGTGGCTTGCTTCCACATGCCCTCCTGACACTCTCAAATTGATCAGAAGGAAGTTAACAATGGGCAGCGATTGTTTTCAGCGCGAGGAAGATGACGGTCTTGCCCTCCCTTTCAGCTGACCAGCAAGTCAAGTCACTGTCCTCCGTCCTGTCCCGGTATCAGGGCTTTGATGGGGAAGACGGCGGCAGGAAAAACTGCTTCGGGCGAAGTGGCTCTCCCCTCTACATCCGGGTAAGCCGAGGGCCACGTGGCCCCCAGGCCCGGGCTGCCAAGCCCCCCACTCTGCTTCTTGGTGGCGTCCACAGGGCACCCAGCGCAGAGCACGCAGCGCCTTCTATGAGGCTCAGCCGGGACTGGGCCTCTGTGCTGATTTTATACTGTGCATGCCTGAGccattcaattattttatttatttatttatttatatttatatttaattatatttaaaaagaggTGATCCAAGggtcttcccttcctctccccgcCCTGCCCCCGTCTCTGAGAGCGCCTCTGTCCTTACCCCTGGGGGGACTCCCCTGTGAGTGGACCATTTGCTCTTCTCTCAGATTGTCTCAGCGTTTTCCAGGTGCTCTGGGTCACCCCAATGTTGTAGAAACTGTTTGAAAGAGCCACTCCCACGGGGTGCAGGTGCATAACCAGCCCCAAGCCCCACGAGGGACCTTGTCCTGGCACTTTGCGGCCCTGGGGGTCCTTGGGCTGCCCTCCTTGTGGTTTCCCTTCAGACCTGCACACACGTCACTATCTTTCAGGTCCCCGTGGGCACTTTGGTGAAGGAGGGGAGTGAAGTTGTGGCCGACCTGTCGCACCCAGGAGAGGAGTATGTCGCCGCTGTGGGCGGGGCCGGGGGCAAGGGCAACCGCTTTTTCCTGGCCAACAACAGCCGTGCCCCCGTGACTTGCACACCCGGCCAGCCTGGCCAGGAGCGGGTCCTCTTCCTGGAGCTCAAGACAGTGGCCCACGCAGGGCTGGTGGGTGTCACCTGAGGCTTCATGGGGGGCGGGGGCACTGTTCATACACCGGGCTGCGGGAGGTCTGTGGTCCCTGAGAGGGCACGTGCCTGGCCTAGCTGAGCACAGCAGCTCGGCAGCTCACCTTGTCCTGTTGCTGTGAACCTATCAGGGTCCTGTGCTCTTGGTCCTCAAGCTCCGGTCTCGGGCAGTTCCAGGC
This sequence is a window from Manis pentadactyla isolate mManPen7 chromosome 5, mManPen7.hap1, whole genome shotgun sequence. Protein-coding genes within it:
- the MTG2 gene encoding mitochondrial ribosome-associated GTPase 2 isoform X2 yields the protein MKSKTPVALRRKNSREETVPFQEKQGVRSRRHREGPSRTRRLPLHRLLCLLMVAFKQPGLRAQPAPPAAGSSQAALHGLRRPRQEPRAPQEETALREETEEAFCGPSPSACPSGTRGQRADQQVKSLSSVLSRYQGFDGEDGGRKNCFGRSGSPLYIRVPVGTLVKEGSEVVADLSHPGEEYVAAVGGAGGKGNRFFLANNSRAPVTCTPGQPGQERVLFLELKTVAHAGLVGHPNAGKSSLLRAISNAKPAVASYPFTTLNPHVGIVHYEDHKQIAVADIPGLIRGAHQNRGLGASFLRHIERCCVLLFVVDLSAPEPWTQVDDLKFELEQYSAGLAERPHAVVANKVDLPRARANLPRLQARLGGKAIALSAVTGENLEALLWRLKELHDLHAAAEPQMLRW
- the MTG2 gene encoding mitochondrial ribosome-associated GTPase 2 isoform X3, with protein sequence MVAFKQPGLRAQPAPPAAGSSQAALHGLRRPRQEPRAPQEETALREETEEAFCGPSPSACPSGTRGQRADQQVKSLSSVLSRYQGFDGEDGGRKNCFGRSGSPLYIRVPVGTLVKEGSEVVADLSHPGEEYVAAVGGAGGKGNRFFLANNSRAPVTCTPGQPGQERVLFLELKTVAHAGLVGHPNAGKSSLLRAISNAKPAVASYPFTTLNPHVGIVHYEDHKQIAVADIPGLIRGAHQNRGLGASFLRHIERCCVLLFVVDLSAPEPWTQVDDLKFELEQYSAGLAERPHAVVANKVDLPRARANLPRLQARLGGKAIALSAVTGENLEALLWRLKELHDLHAAAEPQMLRW
- the MTG2 gene encoding mitochondrial ribosome-associated GTPase 2 isoform X1, with the protein product MMPSRLFSAGGRTALEGVRHWTLPAGLASGPSQLLPQRAAPRPLSMGCAGRAKNPEPPRKRLLSEKKLKRHFVDHRRVLVQAGRGGNGVSCFHSEPRKEFGGPDGGDGGNGGHVLLQADQQVKSLSSVLSRYQGFDGEDGGRKNCFGRSGSPLYIRVPVGTLVKEGSEVVADLSHPGEEYVAAVGGAGGKGNRFFLANNSRAPVTCTPGQPGQERVLFLELKTVAHAGLVGHPNAGKSSLLRAISNAKPAVASYPFTTLNPHVGIVHYEDHKQIAVADIPGLIRGAHQNRGLGASFLRHIERCCVLLFVVDLSAPEPWTQVDDLKFELEQYSAGLAERPHAVVANKVDLPRARANLPRLQARLGGKAIALSAVTGENLEALLWRLKELHDLHAAAEPQMLRW